Proteins found in one Arachis stenosperma cultivar V10309 chromosome 8, arast.V10309.gnm1.PFL2, whole genome shotgun sequence genomic segment:
- the LOC130944980 gene encoding chalcone synthase-like, with the protein MGSVATGVATILAIGTANPPNIILQYEHPDFYFRATRSDHMLDLKQKFNRICNKNSMIEKRHFVYTEDFLKENPNITTYGAPSLDERQDMLMEEIPKLGKEATLNAIREWGQPLSRITHLIFYTTSCLCNAPGPDYHLAKLVGLSPTVNRLMIFNTGCHGGGTILRVAKDIAENNAGSRVLVVWAEVALAYFHGPNSNDMDVLVGQGLFGDGAAAIIIGADPNNNNNPNCTEVPLFELIFASQTTIPNTKSVLSLRPQEMGLVYHLGKEIPSVVSENIGKCIIEAFDSTGMMRNDRMDWNNLFHVIHPGGPAILDRIEKKLGLKEEKLRASRKVLSQYGNMMSPSVIFVLDEMRKRSKIEGKSTNGEGLEWGVLAGFGPGVSLEIIVLRSISI; encoded by the exons ATGGGAAGTGTAGCAACGGGTGTGGCCACAATACTAGCCATTGGTACTGCAAATCCACCCAATATCATCCTCCAATATGAACATCCTGATTTTTACTTCAGGGCAACTAGAAGTGATCACATGCTAGACTTGAAACAAAAGTTCAATCGCATATGTAA taaaaaCTCAATGATTGAGAAACGACACTTTGTGTATACGGAGGATTTTCTCAAGGAAAACCCTAACATCACTACCTATGGGGCTCCTTCTTTGGATGAACGACAAGACATGCTTATGGAGGAGATACCAAAACTTGGCAAAGAAGCAACACTGAATGCGATAAGAGAATGGGGCCAACCCTTATCAAGAATCACACACCTCATCTTCTACACAACTTCATGTTTATGCAACGCTCCCGGTCCGGATTACCATCTTGCCAAACTTGTTGGCCTCAGCCCAACCGTGAACAGGCTCATGATTTTCAACACCGGTTGCCATGGCGGCGGGACCATCTTACGCGTTGCCAAGGACATCGCGGAAAACAACGCCGGATCGCGAGTGCTCGTCGTGTGGGCAGAGGTTGCCCTGGCTTATTTTCACGGTCCTAATTCCAATGACATGGATGTACTTGTAGGGCAGGGCTTATTTGGAGATGGTGCAGCTGCTATCATCATTGGTGCAGatcctaataataataataaccctAACTGCACTGAAGTTCCTCTCTTTGAACTTATCTTTGCTTCACAAACAACCATACCAAACACCAAGAGTGTACTCAGTTTGCGTCCAcaagaaatgggtttggtttaTCATTTAGGGAAAGAGATTCCTTCCGTTGTGTCTGAAAATATAGGGAAGTGTATAATTGAAGCATTTGATTCCACTGGCATGATGAGAAATGATAGAATGGATTGGAATAACTTGTTTCATGTTATTCATCCAGGTGGGCCGGCTATTTTAGATAGGATCGAAAAGAAGCTTGGATTGAAGGAAGAGAAACTAAGGGCGTCAAGGAAGGTGTTGAGCCAATATGGAAACATGATGAGTCCTAGCGTGATTTTCGTATTGGATGAGATGAGGAAGAGGTCTAAGATTGAAGGGAAGAGTACAAATGGTGAAGGGTTAGAGTGGGGTGTCTTGGCAGGTTTTGGTCCGGGGGTATCATTGGAGATAATAGTGCTACGTAGTATATCTATAtga
- the LOC130944852 gene encoding chalcone synthase-like translates to MGSVARSSSVAAILAIGTANPPNIILQSEYPDFYFRITKSDHMLDLKQKFDRICKKSMIEKRHFVYTENFLMKNPNITTYGAPSLDTRQDILMEEVSKLGKEATLNAIREWGQPLSRITHLIFYTTSCLCNTPGPDYHLAKLLGLSPTVNRLMIFNTGCHGGGTILRVAKDIAENNAGSRVLVVWAEITLASFHGPNSNNMDVLVGQGLFGDGAAAIIIGADPNNNNNPNCTEVPLFELTFASQTTIANTESVLRARPEEKGLAYYIGKEVPLLVSENIGKCIIEAFDSIGMMSNEVMDWNNLFYVIHPGGPAILDRIEKKLELKEEKLRASRHVLRQYGNMMSLSVIFILDEMRKRSKIEGKSTTGEGLEWGVLAGFGPGVSLEVIVLRGICV, encoded by the exons ATGGGGAGTGTAGCAAGGAGTAGTAGTGTGGCTGCGATCCTAGCCATTGGTACTGCAAATCCACCTAATATCATCCTCCAATCTGAATATCCCGATTTTTATTTCAGGATAACCAAAAGTGATCACATGCTAGACTTGAAACAAAAATTCGATCGCATAT gtAAAAAATCAATGATTGAGAAAAGACACTTTGTCTATACTGAGAATTTTCTCATGAAAAACCCTAACATCACTACTTATGGAGCTCCTTCTTTGGATACACGACAAGACATACTCATGGAGGAAGTATCAAAACTTGGCAAAGAAGCAACACTGAATGCGATAAGAGAATGGGGCCAACCCTTATCAAGAATCACACACCTCATCTTCTACACAACTTCATGCTTATGCAACACTCCCGGTCCAGATTACCATCTTGCCAAGCTTCTTGGCCTCAGCCCAACCGTGAACAGGCTCATGATTTTCAACACCGGTTGCCATGGCGGCGGGACCATCTTACGCGTAGCCAAGGACATCGCAGAGAACAACGCCGGATCGCGAGTTCTCGTCGTGTGGGCAGAGATTACACTGGCTTCTTTTCACGGTCCTAATTCTAATAACATGGATGTACTAGTAGGGCAGGGCTTATTTGGAGATGGTGCAGCTGCTATCATCATTGGTGCAGatcctaataataataataaccctAACTGCACTGAAGTTCCTCTCTTTGAACTTACCTTTGCTTCACAAACAACCATAGCAAACACCGAGAGTGTACTCCGAGCACGTCCAGAAGAAAAGGGTTTGGCTTATTATATAGGAAAGGAGGTTCCTTTACTTGTGTCTGAAAACATAGGGAAGTGTATAATTGAAGCATTTGATTCCATTGGCATGATGAGCAATGAGGTAATGGATTGGAATAACTTGTTCTATGTTATTCATCCAGGTGGGCCGGCTATTTTAGATAGGATCGAAAAGAAACTTGAATTGAAGGAAGAGAAATTAAGGGCATCAAGGCATGTGTTGAGGCAATACGGAAACATGATGAGTCTTAGCGTGATTTTCATATTGGATGAGATGAGGAAGAGGTCTAAGATTGAAGGGAAGAGTACAACCGGTGAAGGGTTAGAGTGGGGTGTGTTGGCAGGTTTTGGTCCAGGGGTATCTTTGGAGGTAATAGTGCTTCGTGGTATATGTGTCTAA